The following coding sequences lie in one Mycobacterium sp. 050128 genomic window:
- a CDS encoding polyprenol monophosphomannose synthase: MTTGEQATRAPGNRGSQRVLVIIPTFNERENLPLIHRRLTDACPDVHVLIVDDGSPDGTGELADELAAADGGRTHVMHRTAKDGLGAAYLAGFAWGLSRDYAVLVEMDADGSHAPEQLRRLLDAVDAGADLAIGSRYVEGGAVRNWPKRRWALSWTANTYARLALDIDIHDITAGYRAYRREVLEAIDLDGVDSKGYCFQIDLTRRTLDSGFIVVEVPITFTERELGVSKMSGSNIREALVKVAKWGIESRRNGARAARAANHS, from the coding sequence ATGACCACCGGCGAGCAGGCGACCCGGGCTCCGGGCAATCGTGGAAGCCAGCGTGTCCTGGTTATCATCCCGACCTTCAATGAGCGGGAGAACCTACCCCTGATCCATCGGCGGCTGACGGACGCCTGCCCCGATGTACACGTGCTGATCGTCGACGACGGCAGCCCCGACGGGACCGGCGAACTCGCCGACGAGCTGGCCGCCGCCGACGGTGGTCGCACCCACGTCATGCACCGCACGGCCAAGGACGGCCTGGGCGCCGCTTACCTTGCCGGTTTCGCCTGGGGTTTGAGTCGGGACTACGCGGTCCTCGTCGAGATGGACGCCGACGGCAGTCACGCGCCCGAACAGCTGCGCCGCCTGCTGGACGCCGTCGACGCCGGGGCCGACCTGGCCATCGGTTCGCGCTACGTCGAGGGCGGCGCGGTGCGGAATTGGCCGAAGCGGCGCTGGGCCCTGTCCTGGACCGCCAACACCTACGCGCGACTGGCGCTCGACATCGACATCCATGACATCACCGCCGGCTACCGGGCCTACCGCCGCGAGGTGCTCGAGGCGATCGATCTCGACGGCGTCGACTCCAAGGGCTATTGCTTCCAGATCGATCTGACCCGGCGCACCCTGGACAGCGGATTCATCGTCGTCGAAGTGCCGATCACCTTCACCGAGCGCGAACTCGGCGTCTCCAAAATGAGCGGATCCAACATTCGCGAGGCGCTGGTCAAGGTCGCGAAATGGGGCATTGAGAGCCGCCGGAACGGTGCTCGGGCCGCTCGCGCGGCCAACCACAGCTAG